In Rhodococcus sp. OK302, one genomic interval encodes:
- the ftsH gene encoding ATP-dependent zinc metalloprotease FtsH: MNRKTVFRNVLLVAVVLLVIYAFSYFGNDTRGFKTVDTSVAISQLDAKNVKSAQIDDREQVVRLWLKDGNDATDGQTQILAKFPESASQEIFTDIQKAELEKFNTTVTTQSWVTSILLFVLPMVILFGIFFFVMNRMQGGGGRGGVMGFGKSKAKQLNKDMPKTTFADVAGADEAVEELYEIKDFLQNPARYQALGAKIPRGVLLYGPPGTGKTLLARAVAGEAGVPFFTISGSDFVEMFVGVGASRVRDMFEQAKQNSPCIIFVDEIDAVGRQRGAGLGGGHDEREQTLNQLLVEMDGFGDRTGVILIAATNRPDILDPALLRPGRFDRQIPVGAPDLAGRRAILRVHSQGKPIDPNADLEGLAKRTVGMSGADLANVINEAALLTARENGTVITEASLEESVDRVVGGPRRKSRIISEHERKITAYHEGGHTLAAWAMPDIEPIYKVTILARGRTGGHAMTVPEDDKGLMTRSEMIARLVMAMGGRAAEELVFHEPTTGASSDIDMATKIARAMVTEYGMSAKLGAVRYGQEGGDPFLGRSMGVQSDYSHEIAREIDEEVRNLIEAAHTEAWAILSEYRDALDLIATELLERETLTRKDLEKILVGVEKRPRITAFNDFGGRTPSDRPPVKTPRELAIERGETWPEPVPAPVLVKAGASAVVNGGPSNGYVQPNAPQQSAPQQSAPQQPTPQPGTPDYGAPAGWSAPGWPPRENPTQAYPGQQSGGYQGAPNPGQNPGAQPAPGQYGQPQSHPGEQAYPEQQQYPSQQQLNQQQYPNQQQYPGPQQHAGQQYQGQPPAQPNYPVQYPNGGPFADPNRGNSGVESTGQWQAPEPEQNATSGDEGPSTMRWDGPDGSR, from the coding sequence ATGAACCGTAAGACTGTGTTCCGTAACGTGCTACTCGTAGCCGTAGTGCTGTTGGTGATTTACGCCTTCAGCTACTTCGGCAATGACACCCGTGGCTTCAAGACCGTCGATACGTCGGTCGCGATCTCCCAACTCGACGCCAAAAACGTCAAGTCTGCGCAGATCGACGACCGTGAGCAGGTTGTTCGCCTGTGGCTCAAGGACGGCAACGACGCTACCGATGGCCAGACGCAGATTCTCGCGAAGTTCCCTGAGAGTGCGTCGCAGGAGATCTTCACCGACATCCAGAAAGCAGAGCTCGAGAAGTTCAACACCACCGTCACCACCCAAAGTTGGGTGACGTCGATTCTCCTGTTCGTGCTGCCGATGGTCATCCTGTTCGGCATCTTCTTCTTCGTCATGAACCGCATGCAGGGCGGCGGTGGCCGCGGCGGTGTGATGGGCTTCGGTAAATCGAAGGCCAAGCAGCTGAACAAGGACATGCCCAAGACCACGTTCGCCGACGTCGCCGGTGCGGACGAAGCTGTCGAAGAGCTGTACGAGATCAAGGACTTCTTGCAGAACCCGGCCCGCTACCAGGCCTTGGGCGCAAAAATCCCGCGTGGTGTCCTGCTGTACGGACCTCCCGGTACCGGAAAGACGCTGCTCGCTCGCGCTGTCGCAGGCGAAGCCGGCGTTCCGTTCTTCACCATCTCCGGTTCCGATTTTGTCGAGATGTTTGTCGGCGTCGGCGCTTCGCGTGTTCGCGACATGTTCGAGCAGGCCAAGCAGAACAGTCCCTGCATCATCTTCGTCGACGAGATCGACGCAGTCGGCCGTCAGCGTGGCGCAGGACTCGGCGGCGGACACGACGAGCGCGAGCAGACCCTCAACCAGTTGCTCGTCGAGATGGACGGCTTCGGTGACCGCACCGGCGTCATCCTGATCGCTGCAACCAACCGTCCCGACATCCTCGATCCGGCTCTGCTGCGTCCAGGCCGTTTCGACCGTCAGATCCCCGTCGGTGCTCCGGACCTCGCCGGCCGTCGCGCAATCTTGCGAGTCCATTCGCAGGGTAAGCCGATCGACCCCAACGCTGACCTCGAAGGTCTCGCGAAGAGGACCGTCGGTATGTCCGGCGCCGACCTCGCCAACGTCATCAACGAAGCTGCGCTGCTCACGGCCCGCGAGAACGGCACGGTCATCACGGAAGCCTCACTCGAGGAATCCGTCGACCGCGTTGTCGGTGGACCGCGTCGTAAGAGCCGCATCATCAGTGAGCACGAACGAAAGATCACCGCCTACCACGAGGGTGGACACACTCTCGCGGCGTGGGCGATGCCCGATATCGAGCCCATCTACAAGGTCACCATCCTCGCTCGCGGCCGCACCGGCGGTCACGCAATGACGGTGCCCGAGGACGACAAGGGCTTGATGACGCGATCCGAGATGATCGCTCGTCTGGTCATGGCAATGGGTGGACGCGCTGCCGAGGAACTGGTGTTCCACGAGCCCACCACCGGCGCTTCTTCGGATATCGACATGGCTACCAAGATCGCTCGCGCGATGGTCACCGAATACGGCATGAGTGCCAAGCTCGGTGCAGTCCGCTACGGCCAGGAGGGCGGCGATCCGTTCCTCGGCCGTTCGATGGGCGTGCAGTCGGACTACTCGCACGAGATCGCTCGCGAAATCGACGAGGAGGTGCGCAACCTCATCGAGGCCGCGCACACCGAAGCCTGGGCAATCCTGAGTGAGTACCGTGACGCACTCGACCTCATTGCTACTGAACTGCTCGAACGTGAAACGTTGACGCGCAAGGACCTCGAGAAGATTCTTGTCGGCGTCGAAAAGCGTCCGCGCATCACGGCTTTCAATGATTTCGGTGGCCGTACGCCTTCGGATCGTCCGCCGGTCAAGACACCTCGTGAATTGGCAATCGAGCGCGGAGAAACGTGGCCGGAGCCCGTCCCGGCACCCGTACTGGTTAAGGCCGGTGCGTCTGCTGTTGTGAACGGTGGACCTTCCAATGGTTACGTGCAGCCCAACGCTCCTCAGCAGTCCGCTCCTCAGCAGTCCGCGCCCCAGCAGCCCACACCGCAGCCGGGTACGCCCGACTACGGTGCGCCTGCCGGTTGGTCTGCTCCGGGCTGGCCGCCGCGTGAAAACCCGACTCAGGCTTACCCCGGCCAGCAGTCCGGCGGATATCAGGGTGCTCCCAACCCGGGACAGAACCCCGGTGCGCAGCCCGCTCCCGGTCAGTACGGTCAGCCGCAGAGTCACCCGGGTGAGCAGGCATATCCCGAGCAGCAGCAATATCCCAGTCAGCAGCAGCTCAACCAGCAGCAGTACCCCAACCAGCAGCAGTACCCCGGCCCGCAGCAGCACGCGGGACAGCAGTATCAGGGACAGCCGCCGGCTCAGCCGAACTACCCGGTGCAGTATCCGAACGGTGGCCCGTTCGCTGATCCGAACCGCGGTAATTCCGGTGTCGAAAGCACTGGGCAGTGGCAGGCGCCGGAACCTGAGCAGAACGCCACTTCGGGAGACGAAGGTCCGAGCACGATGCGCTGGGACGGACCGGACGGATCTCGTTGA